A stretch of the Dechloromonas sp. TW-R-39-2 genome encodes the following:
- a CDS encoding bacteriohemerythrin, whose product MNKDQEILAVSRLVFELTKIGSVDADLDRLQARLFDLLHALPGIRVIPKSALLLFNPRHRLVQVAQFGLPAAWGRASQQGNEIDPSRTFDPHARLGTPATHRPALSLVGVEDNAPCLTLPLSDNGKSIGYLLIFIEADWLPDAVELEFMSDLAQAVSMLVSRSMVNETLRVREVELEDARTDAIRRLGTASEYRDNETGMHIMRMTHYATSIAKAMGLSLELRELLAICAPMHDVGKIGIADAILLKPGRLTPDEFEVMKTHTEIGKRLLEGSDALITAARDIAAYHHERWDGTGYPYGLRGEEIPVLARVCAIADVFDALTSIRPYKRPWSFEDAIAYVHQESGRYFDPSAVAAFDRAMPEIIRIRELYRDDIIDPNQALDLPPVAYREDRWVAWDEALSVGIDVIDEHHRYLFDLTNDLFDVVAAKRGARDVARILKALDQYAQVHFRAEERMMAHHAYGEQDRQHAQHRDFETRLDEFYGELHDNPLTAQFDVLIYLRDWLIKHIKLEDAKLKELVTANRE is encoded by the coding sequence ATGAACAAGGATCAGGAAATTCTGGCCGTCAGCCGACTGGTTTTCGAGTTGACCAAGATCGGCAGTGTCGATGCCGACCTCGACCGTCTGCAGGCACGACTGTTCGATCTGCTGCACGCCCTGCCGGGCATTCGCGTCATTCCCAAGAGCGCCCTGCTGCTCTTCAATCCGCGTCATCGCCTTGTCCAGGTTGCCCAATTCGGCTTGCCCGCAGCTTGGGGACGCGCCAGCCAGCAGGGCAACGAGATCGATCCGTCACGCACCTTCGACCCGCATGCCCGTCTTGGTACGCCGGCCACGCACCGGCCGGCCCTGTCGCTGGTTGGCGTCGAGGACAACGCCCCCTGCCTGACCCTCCCGCTCAGCGACAACGGAAAATCGATCGGCTACCTGCTCATCTTCATTGAAGCAGACTGGCTCCCCGATGCAGTTGAACTGGAATTCATGAGCGACCTGGCGCAAGCCGTTTCAATGCTGGTATCGCGCAGCATGGTGAACGAAACGCTGCGGGTCCGCGAAGTCGAACTCGAAGATGCCCGGACCGATGCCATTCGCCGCCTGGGAACGGCATCGGAATACCGCGACAACGAAACCGGCATGCACATCATGCGCATGACCCACTACGCAACCAGCATCGCCAAGGCGATGGGCTTGTCGCTCGAACTGCGCGAACTGCTCGCCATCTGCGCCCCGATGCACGATGTCGGCAAGATCGGCATTGCCGACGCCATTCTGCTCAAGCCGGGCCGCCTGACGCCCGATGAGTTCGAAGTGATGAAAACGCACACCGAAATCGGCAAGCGCCTGCTCGAAGGCAGCGATGCGTTGATTACTGCCGCCCGCGACATTGCGGCTTACCACCACGAGCGTTGGGACGGCACCGGTTATCCGTACGGCCTGCGCGGTGAGGAAATTCCGGTATTGGCGCGCGTTTGCGCGATTGCCGATGTCTTTGATGCCCTCACGTCGATACGTCCCTACAAGCGCCCCTGGTCATTCGAAGATGCCATCGCTTACGTTCACCAGGAGTCCGGGCGTTATTTCGATCCCTCCGCCGTTGCGGCTTTTGACCGGGCCATGCCCGAGATCATCCGCATCCGCGAACTTTACCGGGACGACATCATCGATCCGAATCAGGCACTCGATCTTCCGCCCGTAGCCTACCGCGAAGATCGCTGGGTCGCCTGGGATGAGGCGCTCAGTGTCGGAATCGATGTCATCGACGAGCATCATCGCTACCTGTTCGACTTGACCAATGACCTGTTCGACGTGGTTGCAGCAAAACGCGGCGCACGCGATGTGGCCCGCATCCTGAAGGCGCTGGACCAGTACGCCCAGGTTCATTTCCGGGCCGAAGAGCGGATGATGGCCCACCACGCCTACGGCGAACAGGACAGGCAGCACGCCCAGCACCGTGATTTTGAAACCCGGCTCGACGAGTTTTATGGCGAACTGCACGACAACCCGCTGACCGCACAGTTCGATGTCCTGATTTATCTGCGCGACTGGCTGATCAAACACATCAAGCTGGAAGATGCCAAATTGAAGGAACTGGTCACCGCCAACCGGGAATGA
- a CDS encoding sirohydrochlorin chelatase: MTTALILFAHGARDPEWANPMRRVQAAMRLRVTDAPVELAFLEFMTPTLPECASQLIAQGAKKIVVIPMFIARGGHLKKETPEILDALRSTYPDVDFSLSGVIGENEIVVQAMAEAALGAAGSEFA, encoded by the coding sequence ATGACCACAGCCCTGATTCTTTTTGCCCACGGTGCCCGCGATCCGGAATGGGCCAATCCGATGCGGCGGGTTCAGGCTGCGATGCGTTTGCGCGTGACGGATGCGCCCGTCGAACTGGCTTTTCTCGAATTCATGACGCCGACCCTGCCGGAATGTGCCAGTCAGCTGATCGCGCAGGGGGCGAAAAAGATCGTCGTGATTCCGATGTTCATTGCCCGTGGTGGCCATCTGAAGAAGGAAACTCCAGAAATCCTCGATGCGCTGCGGTCGACCTATCCTGACGTCGATTTTTCACTGAGCGGGGTGATCGGCGAAAACGAGATTGTTGTTCAGGCCATGGCTGAAGCCGCACTTGGGGCAGCTGGTTCGGAGTTTGCTTAG